The genomic stretch GATTTTATTATAAGCTAGAATTACTCAAGTATTTCTTATTTGTCTTGAAGACTTTAAATTGACAGCTTTCTGAGTGGAGATCTTTTCCATCTGATCAGGCTATTCAATAACAGTAGTTGATAATGGCTTGAGGCATGTAGAGTCTTAACCAGGGTGTTACTTTGTGTCATTGATTTTTATGTCCAAAAGGTTTGTTGTTTGGAGGAACTTCTCCACAGCAAAAACTGAgaaacaataaaactttaatcTTTCCcatctttcatgatttttttctacattacGTAATTCCTAAAGATATTCATGTTCAAACCAGGATTTACTTCCGTGAAGGTGGTTTTTATCTTTCAACATCAGCCAGCTAGGATGTCAGGCTGTATTTTTGGCATCATAATAATCTCCTTGGCACCTGATTTCATAGACCAGAATTATGACTCCACCAAATAGCATGTTTTCCAGTAATGTTGTGGTTTCCATGTACTTCTTAAATTGGACTGTACCACTCCATGTACTTCTTAAATTGGACCATACCATGTAACATAATTTGCAGGTCACTGTTCTGGATGCCTTTCGCTCAGAGCCCATGAAAAATAATCAGTTTCTGGATCGGGTTTGTGCCATAAGACCACAGCTTATGTAGTATGTTAGTCAGAGGTTCTTCAGCCTTGTAGTTAGGGACCTGAAGTactaacatttaatgagcactaaGTGCTTTACGTTTGTGGCAACATATATGACTTTGTTCTCACCTTaggtttacaaatgaggaaaagtgGCCAAAGTTGCAGAGAAAGTGAATCATGGAGTTGAGACATTGAAGGCAGGACACACTGACTACAAAGCTCACACTCCTGTGCAGTGTGCCCTTTctggaacaaaaaaaaaggagatagaGTCAAGAAGAGAAAGTTAAGGGAAATGAGCTAACATTGCCTAAGGAACTGGGAAAAGAACAGATCTAGTAATGAAACAAGCTATAGAAAGGatgaatttaatttcaaaaattgaaaacctaATGATTTTCCAAAATAAGTCTTCCTGAGATAGTCCACACATAGTGTGCAccccttattttctttatatgtgtTAAATACAATAATTTTGAAAGTGCTTTGGGAATGTTTAAGTCCTAAACAAATACAGGGCGTCATTAATGGTAATATAAGCTATGACACTTCTAGAAAATGAGGAGTGCTACTATTGCTgcttttttatgtgtttctgttttaacAGTGTAGCTGATAAATTGTATAAAgttccaggccaggcacagtagctcacgcctgtaatcctagcattttgggaggctgaggcaagaggatggcttgaggccaggaatttgaggctagcctgggtaatatagtgagacctcatttctacaaaaaattagccaggcatggtggcgcatgcctgtagtcccagctactcaggaggctgagacaggaggatcacttgaacccaggagttttttttatatacttaaatCCAGGTGTTTTTTTATACACTTatatccaggagtttgaggtcgcagtgagctgtgatgacaccactacactccagccagggcaacagaatgagaacctgtctccaaaaatCTTATAAAGTTCCTGTTAGATGCCTTAAATAGAAGAAATGTGATGCACATAAATAGGACAGGTGTAATTCTCTGTGGAAGTTGGTAGAGTGTGAATTGAatacttttctctttaaatactTCATTAGTTGTGTCTTGAACTCAGCAGCAAGAAGCCTATTAAATTTAGACCAGACAGAATAGTCTTCTTTTCCTCTTGTCCCCCAAAATCAAAGATAACAAACAGCTCTGCATTTTCTGCTCAATCCATTATGCTTTCTTTGTTTGAGAAATAATTATCTGTAAACACTTACTGTGGATGAAGCGTTCTTCATCTTCACAGTAAAACCCCACACCGGGGCAATGACATATGTGGTCTGTTTCAAGGCTAACCTGCAATACTCAGCGATTCCGTGTGGAGAGGTGTCTCCACCCTTACAAGGACTTCAGGCGTCTAGAACTGGAGGATGAGCTAGATGTGAAGGAGAAAggctacttttttttaaacttccatttTGCAGGGAGCACAAAAACACACTTTTGAAACATGAATTATTATCAAGCATTTCCTAGAAAGTCATTCTCCTCACACTTAAGCTTCTGGTGCCATCAGCTGgccattttgtattttcagagCAACAACATCGCGCCTTGGTCGGTTTGAGCTCACTGTGTTTGGTCCTTAACCAGGTATTAGGTCATTGTTTTGAGACCTGTGGTTCCAGCTCCTGATTGAGGGAGAGACAGGATGGGAGTAAGTAGGAAATCAGCACTCCTGAATTCTGGTCTTAACTCCTTAAATGTTACgaaaataagaaacaacagcTTTTCAAAGTGTCTGTCTTAGCAGCCAGCAGAACTTGCTGATTCCTGTGTTCTTGTGCAACATCTGTCAAACTGTAATGTGCCTCTGGATCACCTGCAGGTCTTGTTAAAATGCCTGTTCTCCCAAGTggtgctggtgctgctgctgccactctGTGGGCCACACTTCGAGTAGCAAGATTCTAGATCCACGTCATCCACCACCGTAGCCACCCGCGCAATGGCTAGGGAGCACTCGAAGTGTGGCTggtctgaactgagatgtgctataagtACGAATACACCCCAAATTTTGAAgactattcatattttaaaaacttgtctcttttttatattcattacatgttgaaataatgttttggatatgttgggttaaatatattcaaattaatcatctgcttattctttttaatgtaactattagaaaatttagaatttcaCATGTGGCTAGCATTagatttctattggacagcactgtttTAGAATATTAACAAAACAGAGGTGACATTTtgggtgttcttttttttcttccgaTGACCCAGTTTCTCAGTCCCCATGTTACTATGTCACCGTCTGTGTTAGCTCAAGTCAatattcctttaattcttttttctagatgATTTCCTTGCCATCCTGTCACACTCCTTTACACCTTCTCAGTCTCCATCATTGCCGTCGTGATCCTAGGGCTCTCGTCAAGCAGTCGGACAATCCTAAACGCCAGGCTACAGGCAGCCCCCTTGCTGAAAGCCCTTGGCCAGGCCACTCAAAGTGTgggccctgcagcagcagcagcagcctcacTTGAGAGCTGGTTGGAAATGCAGAGTCCAAGAAGGCATGGCAGTGCacgcctatggtcccagctactcggggggctgaggctggggggaccacttgagctcagttcgaatctagcctgagcaacatagcgagacctccatctcttaaaaaaaatgcagagtcTCCGGCCCCACCTTAGACCCAATGAAGCAGTGTCACAGTAACAAGACTCCCTGGTGAATCGTATACACAGTAAAGTTTGAGTGATGAGACTGCTGAGAGGTTTAGCAGTCATCTCATCTTTCCTAAAGCACCCTATTTTGATTAGCTTTAATGAAATTTCTACAAGGTTGATTTACCATGAAAGTTGTGGCTAAGGGAAACTAGTGTTCtacctttctaaaaaaaaaaatacttaaactgTGAGTTTTAGATAAACGGTATCGAGAAGGCGAGTCCAGAAATTGACATCTTATGTATGCTTTCCTGAAAATAGCTTCAAATATCCTTTATCCCTCTTAGAGGCATGAGAGGAAAGGCATTCCATTACCATCCCCCTTACCTCTCTCCAGAGCGTTAGAGCTCTTGGTGACAGTGTCACCATGATACATGTAGTTATAGTCTGTGATTGTTTGCTCCAGTCATAGGCCTTGTTGCGGAGTTGAACACGCCATCCCTGCAGCTAGACGTCTGCCTTGGATCGGGTTGAATGTGGAACTAGAGGAGGGAATGTGGGCTGGCTGGATCCAGTAATGAAGGGGGCCACTTAATACATTGGGGGCACAGTAAAGTTTGAGGATCACTGCTCTGTAGCATGCCATCCATTCTGAGCTATGGCACGTAGAGTGTTTATGggtgtcttaatttcttttatgttacAGGCTCCTTGGGTTCCCGAGGCCCATGCCTGACATTGAGTAGATAGATGGCTAAAGTATTCTTGAACAGATTAACATTCCCTTTTCTAAAGTCCTCAGACCTATTATCTCTGGACTTGACCAGGTTGGACAGGACTCAGATAATGACAGCAGCTTTAACCTTAACTGTGACCAGCCATTTAGTGTGGAAGCCatcataaaaggaaaagtagagcCAAGGGGAAGTCGCCGGCCTTCACTGAGCTCACACTTGCAGAATGGAAATGGGGCAAAGCTGTCATGACTGCGGTTTCCCTTTACTAGCACTTCTCTGTgccattcttctttttctcttttttaatgtcaTGATGAGCTATAATTTGAGctgcttttattgttttccaaagaCTTTGGGTTGCTCTGTGGGTATCACAAAAACTGAAATCCAATCCGTATTCTTTGGACTTTGGGGAAGTGGAACCATGGGTGTGTTTGTCATTTTTAGCAGTCACTGGAGTTGGGCCAAAGCTACATGAGATACTAAAAGTGTCTACAGTCGTCTGATTGGCTGCTGGAATTAGCTGTTAAACAAAGCAGCCAGTAACTGAACACTGGGGACCTGCTCGAACTCCAGTTGGGTGGGAGACCTTCCAGGGTGTCTGTCAGCTCTGAACTAGGACAGAGAGGTGGAGATTTCAAACAGTGGGCTGGTGACAAAGCAGCTGATAAAAGCGCTCTCCTCTCTGTCCTTTGTCTGGGAGTTTCGCCTTGTCTCAGACTTGCTTCCTCTCTTTGTCACTGTACTATATACCAGTGCTGTCCTGCCCGGTCAGATTTAGTAACTAGCGGAAGAGAAACCCCAAGAGAGGCTTGGACTCACATTCCATAATGAATCTAACCCGGGACAATGAGCTGTCTGATGCACAAAGGAATTGTGCTTTGTGGACTTAAAGCAGAAATAAGGAAAGGGAAATTTTGGACATTAAGACTTAGTCTATTCATTTATTCGTTTATAGGTAAGTTGACTCTTTGTTGTAGAGATTTCAGAGAAAGGGTTTATCGTTTATCTTTTCTTGAGGCTACCTCTAAAGTATTTGATACACATTGAACAAaaccagttttattttattttatttttttttttgagacagagtctcactttgttgcccaggctagagtgagtgccgtggcatcagcctagctcacagcaacctcagactcctgggcttaagcgatcctactgcctcagcctcccgagtagctgggactacaggcatgagccaccatgcctggctaatttttttgtatatatatttttagttggccagataatttctttctatttttggtagagacggggtctcactcttgctcaggctggtctcgaactcctgacctcgagcgatccacccgcctcggcctcccagagctaggattacaggcgtgagccaccgcgcccggcaaaaaccagttttaaaaatatcactttcatTGGCACATTGTATTTCAAGATATATCCCTTCATAGCCAAGAAGCACCTTGCCAATATCATCTTAATTGTCACCCATTGGGACTAACAGAACACACTGAAtgtcataaaaaaaaagacacagctTTAGACCCTAATGTCCATCATGGAATTGAAAACTAGCATCGACATGGAAAGTATGTTATGTTAGGTTTCACCATATTTACTTCCCATAGGAATAGCAGAGATAGAGATGAATAAAATTGTGCCGTCATTCTAAAGATGACCACTGTCTCTCCgtgctttggaaggccaaggcaggagaattgcttgaggccaggggttcaagaccagcctgagcaacatagcaagaccctgtctctacaaaaaattcaaaaattagcctggcgtggtggcacacacctatagtcctagctactcaggaggccgaggcaggagaattgcatGAGCCCGGGacttcaaggctacagtgagctatgatgacaccactgcattccagcctgggcacagagcaagaccctgtctcaaaaaaaaaaaaaaaaaaaaatacgtggccggctcatgcctataatcctagcccctttgggaggctgaggcaggacaattgcttgaggttaggaattCGAGACCGGACTGAGCAacagtgggaccctgtctctatgaaaaatagaaaaaattagccgggcaaccaaaaatagaaaaaactagccaggcgttgTGACCCAtactggtagtcccagctactcgggggtctgaggcaggaggatcacttgaacccaggagtgtgaggttgctgtgagctaggctgacaccatggcactctagcctaggcaacagagccagactctgtctaagaaaaaacaaaaaaacatgcaAAGCAAGTTTGTAATTCTCATGAtccacctgggtgacagagattTTACTACAAATCAGTCTCAAGCTGCAAAAGTTATCAACAAAGCCCTTTCTGGaatacttttttctctgtttttttgtttgtttgtttgtttttcaaagatgGGGTATCgccatgttgcctaggctggtctcgaactcctggtcttgAGCtatcctccaaccttggcctcccaaagtgatgggattacaggacCAAGGCATGGTGCCTTGCCTCTCTGATCTATTTAAGTCTTTATGGGATGGGTGGAGAAGGGCTAATTCACCTGTTTTCCAGCTGAGAAAGCAGGCCCaggtggtggctcacccctgtgcACACGGGAGACCTTTCAGAGCCTTCTGCCTTGCACCCCTGGAAAACAGCAAAGACCTGTGGGATTTGCCATATCCTCATGGCTACTATTCTCTGTCCCATTCACGTGTCAACTAAGTGATTTCAACCTTATGCTGTGTCTTGAGAAGGTAAAGTGTTATTATTGATTAACACTTTCTTTTTGGTATCTTCGCTAgcctgtaagctccatgaagacaaaGTCTAGCTGTTTTTCATCTCATATCCCTCACTATACCCTGCATGGTATCTGGAACCTAACAGGCACCTTGATAAAAACGAGTTGATTTGGTAGTTCTAACGACGAGTACCAGTTGGATCACGTTACTGGCAGTGCGTCCGAGGGAACAGATGTTCCCATTCAAATCCATGAAActggaaacattaaaaaacaacaatCATGACACTGATTGATAGTGATGTTTACTGTGTCAGACTGTTTAAGCTCAGCTATCAAATAGACTCTCATACTGTCATCTTTACATTTTGATTTCAAAGATTCTCAACCATTTAAATACTGTCACTTGATTCAGATCCCAATTCTTGCTTGAtgtactatttattaatatttatcaaattacAGCCGTGTTCCTTAGAATTTCACACTCAAAACCTCTTCTTCCTGAGAAAACGGTACCTCTGGGTGCTTTGAAGATTATTTTTGGTctgttataagaaaatatttattacccGGCAGGGCATGGACTGGTAAGGACACCGCAGACcaggggaggctggagagagcCGGGCAGAGAGGGGTGTCTTGCTGAGTCATCTGTCTTTCCTCATTTCCTAAATACCCAAGGTAACAGATGGGTCATCCTTcgaattgttttataaaaagctTAGAACCGGAAGTACAATCCTGAGGGCAAATGCATCTTACTGAAAAGCTGTCTTTTTATTTGTCTAATTCAGGTCCGGAGCAAGCAGAGCCACTTTATGAGCACCCCAGGTTTATTTCGTTTTCCTGCATCCCTGACCAGAATTTGCACAGTGCCATGGGGACTCCAGCTTTGGGAAAAGCTGACATTGTTATCCCCAGGAATGGCTGTCACTGCAGTCCCGACGGCAGGCAAGAAGGATTGCCCTGCTCTGCTTTCCCTGGATGAGAACGAACTGGAAGAGCAGTTTGTGAAAGGGCATGGTCCAGGGGGCCAAGCGACCAACAAAACCAACAACTGTGTGGTGCTGAAGCACATCCCCTCGGGCATCGTGGTGAAGGTAGCGGCAGCTGCCGGGAGAGGCCCGGCCGGGGGCTTCTGCGGCCACAGTAGAGCTCAGAGTGCAGATGGTGACGGGCTGACGTGCACCCTCCTTCTGGCACAGGCCGCCCTCTTCCAGCCCTGCAGCGGAGGGCACTCAGGACCTCATCCCATGCCCCAAGGCAGTCCTCCCTAAGCCAGAACCTCCACTCGGCCTCAGAGCCTGGTTCCAGGATCCTTGGGAGCCAGGGTACTGCTGCCATCCACGAAGTTGGCAGACAGCGCTGGTGTCTGGCTGCTGCCTGGGAAACAGTGTCTTGACAAAGCTAAGCGGTGGCTGATAAAGGCAGGTGCCTGGGCAGCTCGTTCTTTCAAAGCCTCTCCAGCTGCAGGCTGGCTGCAGAGCTCGGCAGCACCGCTGTGGGCGCCAAGTCCCTGAGCAGGCCTGGGTTGGCAGGTAGCAGGCTCAGCCCCTGGTTGACCTGGCTGATTGATGTTAGAGTGGCCACGTCTTCCATGTCCCCGTCTCCTTTTGGTAAATGTGATACTCCCCTTCTGGAGACAGGACTGACAGGGAGCTAATGGAGGCCAGCCATTTTCAGCCTCAGAAGAAAAAATGCTGTGCACAGCTGCTACCCGAGTCTTCCttctttatataaaaaacaaacctCTGCTCAGAATAACACCAGCCTTCAACAAAATCCAAACCC from Lemur catta isolate mLemCat1 chromosome 21, mLemCat1.pri, whole genome shotgun sequence encodes the following:
- the MTRFR gene encoding mitochondrial translation release factor in rescue encodes the protein MSTPGLFRFPASLTRICTVPWGLQLWEKLTLLSPGMAVTAVPTAGKKDCPALLSLDENELEEQFVKGHGPGGQATNKTNNCVVLKHIPSGIVVKCHQTRSVDQNRRLARKILQEKVDVFYNGENSPVHKEKREAEKKKQERKKRAKETLEKKKLLKELRELSKNVP